ATGTAGAGATAATCAAGTTAGATGAGCTCAAAGAGAACGAGATTAACGAAGAAAGGAAAAAAGAGGAAGAGGAACTACTGAACCAAGTTATGACAAGAATAAATGAAATCGAAAATGACATCCCAAGAATAAAAGTCAGCATAGATACCCTGAAATCTCAAATACAAGAAGTCCAAGAAGAAGTTGAAAAGTTGAACAAGACTATCAAAGATGTGATGATGCTTTATGAAGTGGTGTCTCAAGAAATCAATCCATTTAAAGACCAAGAAAAAGATAATCCTCTACTTAATGAAATCCAAGAACTCAAAAGACACTTGGAGGGACTAAGAACCGAGATTGTTCAACTAAAATCAGATTTGAAGTTGTTGGCAACACATGGAATTGATCTCGACGAAGTTATATATGAAGTAATTTCGGAGGGGAGATAAATGATTACTGAGATAGAGATCGAGGAGAGACTCAAAAAACTCCGAGGAAAAATCCCCAATGTACTCATAGAGGATTTAAGAGAAAGGTTACTCAGTAAAATGGATATTCTTACTCCAGAGCAAGTCGACAAAATAATCGAGAGAATACTCCAGACCTATTCCGGACAAGTAGAGAGGCTTATCAAGCTTGACAAACGCGTTGAAGAAATTGGCAAACATATTGAGGAAATTCGAAGCTATCTAATAGGAAAAAAAAGCATGAGTAAAGATCAAGCAACTCTTGAGAAAATAGCTGTTGAAGAAAAACTCCTCTCTAATTATGA
Above is a genomic segment from Thermococcus sp. SY098 containing:
- a CDS encoding flagella accessory protein C, producing the protein MSFSYLKDKFKKKTEGNGKDSNVEIIKLDELKENEINEERKKEEEELLNQVMTRINEIENDIPRIKVSIDTLKSQIQEVQEEVEKLNKTIKDVMMLYEVVSQEINPFKDQEKDNPLLNEIQELKRHLEGLRTEIVQLKSDLKLLATHGIDLDEVIYEVISEGR